The sequence below is a genomic window from Flavobacterium lipolyticum.
GGCCAAAACCAAATTATTGATTCCCTTTGTTTTACTGTAGGTTGAAATTCCTTTATAATTATATTCTAAATCTGTCATTTTCTTTATTTTAAAATTTGCTTAATCAAGGATTTAAGCGAAGCATTATCTTTCCACTGTTCAAAAAACGCAATGACACTTTCTGACGGTTTCTGATTGGTTTTGATTAAAACATCAACATAGTTTTCGACCATTTTCTTGAAATTTGTCGGTAGCTTTTCGCTCACTTCCAAATGAGTAAAAAAGGCATTAAAGAACTGCAGCAATGCACTGTTACATAAAGGTGAAATATCTTTTAAGGCAATTATTCCGTCGGTTAATCTCGAAAAAGCACCATATTTCCCTGTTGCTGCAAAAGCCGCCTTCTCAGCAAACTTCTCTATATCGATTATTTGTTTCTCAATCAGATTCATTAAAGTTTCGGAGGCCAGTAAGCGTAAATCTTTCTTTTCCTGGAAGAAACAAAGCGCGAATAACAATAAAACATTATCCGAGAACCTCATTTCCGGTCGGTTTAAAACGTCCAGAAAACCTTTTAATTCCGGTTTTGAACCGTCCGGAACTACACAGTTGTTCAATAAAGTCATCACTAAAGCATCCGGATTTTGTGGCGTCAAACTGTGCCAGTAAAATGTATTTCCGCCATAGTTTATATTGTAATCCCAACTGTTCGATCTTTTGTAAATATCAAGACTGTACAATAGATAATTGGGCGTTTTGATGTATTGTGGCAGTTCGAAACAAAGTTCGTACCACGAAGGCGATCTTTCTTTTTCGTGTGTTTTATAATTGTTCCACTCGTTCCATTTTTCCTTAAAGGAGAATTCGGTTTGAAATGGCGAAACCACAAATGGAACTTGTTTTAAATAGGTGTTTTCAAACTCGCTAAAAGTATGGTCCGGATAAAATGTTCTGGCTGCAACGGCCCATAAAGATAATATTCCGCTTTCTTTAGTGGTTTTACCTAATGTTGCCAAAAGTTTTGAAACTAATGAACCGGAATCAATCGTCAGTTTATCTTCTGCTCCCAAGCAGTAGGACAACAAGGCTTTTAATTCGCCCTCGATTTCATTCAATAAAGGAAGTGCTTCATGGGTATTTTCTCGTGGCATTCGCGCAATGGCAATTGCTAAATCAAGAGAATCAATTTCTTCGTTTGCTTTTTGATAGGCAATTACACGCTCCAGCAAAACTTTAGGAGCGACCCAATACGGTTTATGACTAGGGAAAGAAAGCAATGGCAGTTTTGAATTGGATTCAATTTTCTGCTGCACTTTTTCTAATAACGGTCGGATTAAAACCAGTGTATTAATTTTTAAATAATGACTGTCTTTAGAACTTAACTTATTCTTGATGTTTTCAATTTTCTGAGACAAAAACGATTTCATATAGTTCTTATGAACACTTTCAAAATAGAATTTGTTCAATTGTTTTTGATAAGGCTGTAACTGCGCGCTGTAATCGGCGGGAAACAAATCTCTCTGTTGAATATAGGTATTCATCAGGATTTCGGTGTCCAGAACATCTTCAGAAGCAATGAAGTTTCCGAACTGAAATAAAATTTCGTTCCAGTCCTTTGGCAGTTGCACTTCTTCGGTCAATACCGGTTCTTTTTGAGGTTGGAATTGATATTCTTCAAATCCGGCATCGTCCGGCATCAAAGCGTCCTCATCTAAAAACGGACTTAAACCTGATTTGATATTTCCCTGCATCAAAGTAACATAAGTACTCAGTTTTTCTTTCAGTACTTTATCTTTGGAGGAACCGATTTTCAGAATAATTTTAGACACTTTTTCCTGTAAAGTCAAATCAGAAATCACATAAACATCAGCCAGAATAGAGGCAATCTGATTGTTCAATTTCGGATTGGCTTTACTTATTTTTTCTAAAACCGGAAGCGCATTTTTTATGGCTGCTTTGCAGTCGCCACGCATCATTAAAGGTTCCAGCCATTCCAGAAATGATTTGGCTTTAAATTTTGGATGTCCATAAATTTTCTTCACCAATTCAATTCCATAACTCGTAATGGGCGGATACGCGTTGTGCAAAAACGAAAATATATTTTCCTGAAAAACAATCAGTTCTTCTTCTGTCGCATTAAATTCTTCGATTCTTTTTCTGAAAAAAGATTTTAGATTGTTGTTCCATTCTTTGGTTTGAATCTGGAGGGCATTTTCGATAAAAAAACTGCGGTCCATTTTATTCTCGTCGAGTAACGTTTTGTAGACAATGCTCCAGGTCTGGAATTCGTCATAACTTTGGGTATCATTATCCCGAAAAAAGCTGTTGTGAAGTATGGTTTCGTAATTAAACAATTCCGGAATATCTCTCTGATATCCTATTGTATCCTTTACAATAGTATTGATGAATTTTCTGGTTTTAATTTTGGCACGCCACTCGTTTGTAGCAGCAAGGCTTAAAGCGTACAACTCCGGATTGAATTGCAGCAGACCTTCCTCTTCAAACTTTCGCAGAATATGATAATTGACACTTACCCAGTCCTGTCTTTTTACTTTATCCAAAATAAAAGTTTCCAGCCAATTGGGTTTTGCCCATAACAATGTGTCCAGAACATAGGATTTCTGATCGGCTTCATCCAGCAATTGCAGTACTTCATCCCACGAATTAATATCGGCTTTATCAAACAATGCGATAGCACTTAGCGTGATCATTTCTTTTTGCTTCTGATCACCTCTTGTTCCCCACGAAGACCCCCAATTGTTACCGGTTTTATTCTTCTTCAAAAATTCCGGTTCTTTGGATAAATCGACGTATTGGGTCCAGTATCTTTTATTTTTTTTGATGTGTTTCTTTAAAGCTTCTACATTTCCTTTTGCATTTTCTTTTAAAAAAGGAAGCATCAAATGAATATCTTTTGCTTTTATGATGGCGTCGTATTCCTCTAAAACAGCAGCAGAATTTGCCGCCTTACCCGTTTTTGGTTTTGAAGTGATACTCACTTCTCCATTTTCAGAATATCCTTTCTTCAGTTTCTCGCTGACTAATTTTTCAGCATTTCGCAAACATTCTTCATCTGTTGAAAAGCTCTTGGTCTGTGAAGTTCCCGAAGTTCCGTTTTTACCGTAAGTTACCGTAAATTCGAATCCTGTCACGTTTATTTCCCAGAATTTATCTGAATTCCCATCAATGTATTTGAGACTTTTTTTCATTAGTAATCGTATAAAACAAGTGTTATTTCTAAATATATAATCTAATAGGTAAAGTAATTCAATGTCTTTGTAATGAAAATCGTCGTTTTTTTACTGAAGAAGCTCTCTTTTGTAAGCCTAAATCCTGAACTGGTATGCTTCTATTCCCTTTTATCGACTTTTGTTTTCAACCTGTAAAATAAGAATTTTATAGCAAGATCTTCTTAAAAGAACGTCTTTTAAATGTTAAAAAATCCTACGAAAAAAAGCAGCATTAGATTTCAAAAAAATACCCTGCAAATCAGTATTTGCAGGGTTTGGATTATTATTGGAATGTCGTTTTCAGAAAATCAAAAAAACTTAATTTGCTTTTATCACACTAATTTTTTCCAGAGTAACTTTAGCGTCTCCGCCTCCGGTCTTTTTAATTATAACTTGAAAATTCGCATTCGTATTCACTAAGTCATCTGAAATATAATAGGCATATTTAAGTTTTACTCCATCTTCACCAATTTCATGATTCTTTCCAATTCCGTGATCATGAGCAACTCCAAAGAAAGTCATCATTCCCACATACTGGTCTTTTTTTCCGGGATAACGCAAATAAACCGTATAATAATCACTTGGTTCTTTGTAAACAGACACATCCAGATTCAGAATTAATCTGGAATTGGCAGTTCTAAAAACTTTATTGGTATTTCTTGCAAAGGTGCTGCTCACTTTATGGGTAAAAGCCGAAGTGCCTAATACTTTACCTACTTTCTGTTCCCAAACTACTTCTTCTTTAGCATCCTGAAAGGAGATTCTGGTTTTTACCTTATTTTCATTAGCCGCTAATACCGGAGTTTTAGATCCGTAAAGCAAATCATCGTATTTGTAATCTAAATTAAAAACGATGTTGTAGACTTCCTCCATGGTATAAGTGATACGGCCTCCGTCTGGAGTGATAAACTCATACGGCCACGGATTCGCTTTTAATTCTTCTAAACTTGGACGCTGACCAAGTTCCGAAACATCCCACGATTCCCAAATACGATCGACCATACTATGGTGCAGCCAAAAAATAGGATCGAATCCGGCCGACTCAACATTGGCCATTAAACCCGAAGTTACTATCTGATATATTTCGTTGTAATGCTGTTCAGGCGGATGAGCATATCTCCCACCAATAAGATTGTGCATATAACCATGAGGCTGACCTTCAAGACTACTACTAAATCCGGCCTCACCTGCAAAAGAAGGGTTTTTTCTTAATTCTTCTATTGAATTTCGAATACTGGCCAACTGTTCGGGAAGGATTGGTTTTCCATTGTTCAAAATAGTATAGCGTGCTGCGGTATACAAAGAACCTGACGGCTCCCTAAAAGGTTCGGCCATAATATTCTGAGATTCTTCTTTACTGCCGTAGTTCCAGTACGGAAGTGCAAAATCTGCTTTTCCGGACAATTCTCTAACAATTTTTTCTAAATACCAGATGTACATTCTGTGCCATAAAAGAAAATTTAAAGCTGCATTATTAGTGTCAGTGTGTGTACAATCTGCCCAGGCCCATAATTTATCATCAATAGTCTGATATTGCGGACAGAGCTTATTGGGACCTGTTATCTTTTCGGGGATATTATGAATTGCGCCTTGGTAATACCAGGAAATACCTTTCTCACAGCCCGCTTCGCGCATTTTCTTAAAAGCCACTTTCATCGCCTCAAGATTGGCTTTCCCCTGAGGCGTATTGGCATTCCAGCGAATATACTTCGCATCCGCTTTACTCTGACCATAGGACAATCCCGAGATCAGAATAACTAAAAATAAGTTAGTAATTTTTTTCATTTTTTTTGTTTTTGGGTTATTAATAAATTGGTAGTTAACATTAAAGCACTTCGACTTCAAAAGTTAAAATCTGAGCATACTTAGGATTTGCTTTGTCATAGATTTTAAATTTCACCGTTCCGTTGCCTATTTTGCTGGCAGGAATTACATGAATGGCAATAAAGCCCTGCTGATCCGGATTAAGTTTATTAAAAGAGGATCCTTTCGGAATTCCAATCTGGCAGGCACCGTGCTGACACATCGAGCAATCCCACTCCTTTGGGAATGTATTCGATACAGTCTCCCAAACCAGATAGATTGGTTTATTTGAAATATTTTCGACCTTGATTTTCGAAATGTCAAGCCGTTTGTTTTTCAGTACACTTTCTTTATTGACCGCAGTTCCTACTACCGAAAATGTAGGTTTGTTTTGCGCAAATGAAATAGAAACCGAAAAAAAGAGTATCCAATAAAAGTACAGTTGTTTCATAGCCGTG
It includes:
- a CDS encoding DUF6493 family protein, which encodes MKKSLKYIDGNSDKFWEINVTGFEFTVTYGKNGTSGTSQTKSFSTDEECLRNAEKLVSEKLKKGYSENGEVSITSKPKTGKAANSAAVLEEYDAIIKAKDIHLMLPFLKENAKGNVEALKKHIKKNKRYWTQYVDLSKEPEFLKKNKTGNNWGSSWGTRGDQKQKEMITLSAIALFDKADINSWDEVLQLLDEADQKSYVLDTLLWAKPNWLETFILDKVKRQDWVSVNYHILRKFEEEGLLQFNPELYALSLAATNEWRAKIKTRKFINTIVKDTIGYQRDIPELFNYETILHNSFFRDNDTQSYDEFQTWSIVYKTLLDENKMDRSFFIENALQIQTKEWNNNLKSFFRKRIEEFNATEEELIVFQENIFSFLHNAYPPITSYGIELVKKIYGHPKFKAKSFLEWLEPLMMRGDCKAAIKNALPVLEKISKANPKLNNQIASILADVYVISDLTLQEKVSKIILKIGSSKDKVLKEKLSTYVTLMQGNIKSGLSPFLDEDALMPDDAGFEEYQFQPQKEPVLTEEVQLPKDWNEILFQFGNFIASEDVLDTEILMNTYIQQRDLFPADYSAQLQPYQKQLNKFYFESVHKNYMKSFLSQKIENIKNKLSSKDSHYLKINTLVLIRPLLEKVQQKIESNSKLPLLSFPSHKPYWVAPKVLLERVIAYQKANEEIDSLDLAIAIARMPRENTHEALPLLNEIEGELKALLSYCLGAEDKLTIDSGSLVSKLLATLGKTTKESGILSLWAVAARTFYPDHTFSEFENTYLKQVPFVVSPFQTEFSFKEKWNEWNNYKTHEKERSPSWYELCFELPQYIKTPNYLLYSLDIYKRSNSWDYNINYGGNTFYWHSLTPQNPDALVMTLLNNCVVPDGSKPELKGFLDVLNRPEMRFSDNVLLLFALCFFQEKKDLRLLASETLMNLIEKQIIDIEKFAEKAAFAATGKYGAFSRLTDGIIALKDISPLCNSALLQFFNAFFTHLEVSEKLPTNFKKMVENYVDVLIKTNQKPSESVIAFFEQWKDNASLKSLIKQILK
- a CDS encoding tyrosinase family protein; translation: MKKITNLFLVILISGLSYGQSKADAKYIRWNANTPQGKANLEAMKVAFKKMREAGCEKGISWYYQGAIHNIPEKITGPNKLCPQYQTIDDKLWAWADCTHTDTNNAALNFLLWHRMYIWYLEKIVRELSGKADFALPYWNYGSKEESQNIMAEPFREPSGSLYTAARYTILNNGKPILPEQLASIRNSIEELRKNPSFAGEAGFSSSLEGQPHGYMHNLIGGRYAHPPEQHYNEIYQIVTSGLMANVESAGFDPIFWLHHSMVDRIWESWDVSELGQRPSLEELKANPWPYEFITPDGGRITYTMEEVYNIVFNLDYKYDDLLYGSKTPVLAANENKVKTRISFQDAKEEVVWEQKVGKVLGTSAFTHKVSSTFARNTNKVFRTANSRLILNLDVSVYKEPSDYYTVYLRYPGKKDQYVGMMTFFGVAHDHGIGKNHEIGEDGVKLKYAYYISDDLVNTNANFQVIIKKTGGGDAKVTLEKISVIKAN